CTTCTCATATTGCTAATGATGATAAATACATACATTGAATCAAGTGTATCCTCTTGAAGTGATTTGTGCACAGTAAAAATAGGTCTTTTAATGGATTCATTTCCCGTCACCTATGCCCCATGCCATAAGGCGAGGCCCAGCGTAGTTAAAGCCATTACGGCAACTTACTGGTCGAGTTGTCGAGGCCACGTAGGGCTTGTGTTGCTCAAGCAATAACCATAATAGTAGAATTAATTAACTGGGATCTCTCTTACATTATGCGTCATCATCATTGAAGAGGTTAGATGGATGTGGGTGTGAGAATTAAATTTACTTACTATAAATTCCGAGAGAGCCGTAGGAGAGCAGGCACCacctaccttttttttttttttttttttcccctctctgaCAGCAGCAGGTGAACGGAATGGAAAGTTCGCAGGTTCCATCGCCTCCTAGTCATCTGTCAGCCGAGTCTTCAACAGCTGTCTGGCCAGTCTTCTGAATCTGTGGTAGCGCCGTCTGTTTCACCGGTTTGTAAATGTTCTAGAAATTTTTTGCACTTGGTACGTATATTTAGAACGGTAATTAACTCATGTACTGTCGCGCAACTTGAGTTAGGAGCGTGTGAAGAACTTATGTGTTCTTATGAACGGAGTACTGAGTACTCTTTCCCGTTTTAATGTGTTACTAGTGAAAGACGTTAACTCATTTAGTGTCCGctaattcaatattatttaagatAATCATGATCACTTACCTACattcttctatatttttcaaCCAACGGCGCGCAATGACGGCCCTGCCGACGTGAATAATTTAGTAGTTTACTTTACGATGCGTTTGACTTTTAAGCTCAggttagtaaaattttacttGGCGCCTCGATGATGTACTTATTATGGATGATTTAGTACTCATTTACCCGAAAGAATGAAAGTGGGTATCCATGAACCTTATGACGCTCATTGAAATTTTTAGCATGCGGTTTTctcatttcgatttcgattacgatataatttttatatatcaagttaaatagtttttttaaggAATTTATGTGATATTGCGAATTGGTATTTTGAGCGGCAGCCCCCACTAATAAACAATATCATTTGACTTTCcaaaaattaaaggaaaaagaaaaagaaaagtgaaaaagccgCTTGGCCCAATAAGAAATTGGCCAGGGGACTCAATCAAGGCCGAATGGGCCAATAAACGGGTATTCTCAGAGCCCGTCCTTCTTGTCGGACAAGTCTATTTTTGGCATGTCTCAGTTTTTAACCCGAAATCGAAAGTTTTCGTTTCGGGAGGAGATTAATCATACAATCAAGCTTTGTTCAACGCTGTGGCGTTACGCTTTTAGGCATATCACTATTACAATTACACACCCACGTTGTACGTGCCCCATTACAATTACACACCCACGTTGTATGTGCCCCTGGTTGCGGCCCCGATAATTAACGCAGTGCTTATCTTCGGAGGGGACCGTTTAAATTGTAGGCTCGTTACATTACAGAGGACCATTATGGGCCTTAATATCTGAAACTATTACCGTACCAGGCATTAAAGGACCATTACTGACCCACAGCATCACAACAACAGCTAAAAGTTGAACAGATACAAGCAGATACCAGGAGCTATACCGTCATATACAATTGACGTTCCAACACAAACTGGGAAAACTCCTCAATCAGAAAACAGAGAGACAAAACAACTTCAGTGGATCCCCAAAAAACTGCTATGCCTCCACTTATTATTAGTCCTGAGATAACTTTCTGAAGAACGAAGCACCCCCCCCCTAAAGCATAGCTAAGAGCGCGATTCGGCCTTTATTCTTTCATTTCCTCCTATACTAACAACTAATATGAAAATATAACTTAAACAGAGctttaaaaagaaaactaataGTTGTAACCCTTTACGTGAAGACTCTCAGATGCACCTTCTGTAGCGGCGTCTCCCTTGTGTGCCCCGAGGGTCGCCTCCGAATTCGCCTTGCACCTGGAAAGAAAAGCGGCCCTCGCCTTCTCCACGTTCTCCTTCTTCCCCGCCCAAATGTTGAGTGCACTCCGCTGCAATGCGCGGCCAAATGAGAAAGAGAGCGTCCACGGCTTCTTGCCCTTCAGCTTGTTCATGGCATTCAAGTTCAAAGTTGCTTCCTCCTCGCTCTGACCGCCGGAGAGGAAAACAACGCCCGGAACTGCCGGCGGGACCATCCTCAAAAGAGTGCGCACCGTGTATTCACCCACCACCTCCGGTGCGACCTTCTTTGCATCCGATCCGGGAGTAACCATGTTGGGCTTCAACAGAGACCCCTCTAGAAGAACGTGGTGATCGTTGAGCGCCTTGTAACATGCCGCGAATACCCGTTCGGATACTTCGGCACACCGGTTAATGTCATGCGGCCCATCGATAAGGATCTCAGGCTCCACAATCGGAACCAGCCCATTCTCCTGGCAGATGATTGCGTACCGGGCCAGGCCATTAGCGTTCTCATTGATCGCCAGCTGGGATGGCTCGGTAGGGCCGATCTTCAGCACGGCTCGCCACTTGGCAAAACGGGCCCCAACCTCGTAGAACTTGGCGCAGCGCTTGCCGAGGTCGTCGTGGCCTTGGGTGGTGGTCTCACCGTTGGTCCCCGCCAACTCGACAGTACCCTTGTCGACCTTGATGCCAGGAAGGACCCCACCCTCCTTCAGGACTAGGACAAATGGCTTTCCATCAGCAGTCTTCTGGTAGAGGGTCTCCTCAAAGAAGATGACACCGCTTAGGTACTGAAGAGCGCCGCGCGTGCAGAAGAGGAGTTCGCGGAGGGCCCGTCGGTTCTCCTCGATGTTCTCTACATTGATGCCGGCAAGGC
This DNA window, taken from Ananas comosus cultivar F153 linkage group 21, ASM154086v1, whole genome shotgun sequence, encodes the following:
- the LOC109726198 gene encoding fructose-bisphosphate aldolase 1, cytoplasmic-like, producing MSAYCGKYHDELIANAAYLATPGKGILAADESTGTIGKRLAGINVENIEENRRALRELLFCTRGALQYLSGVIFFEETLYQKTADGKPFVLVLKEGGVLPGIKVDKGTVELAGTNGETTTQGHDDLGKRCAKFYEVGARFAKWRAVLKIGPTEPSQLAINENANGLARYAIICQENGLVPIVEPEILIDGPHDINRCAEVSERVFAACYKALNDHHVLLEGSLLKPNMVTPGSDAKKVAPEVVGEYTVRTLLRMVPPAVPGVVFLSGGQSEEEATLNLNAMNKLKGKKPWTLSFSFGRALQRSALNIWAGKKENVEKARAAFLSRCKANSEATLGAHKGDAATEGASESLHVKGYNY